Sequence from the Saccharopolyspora pogona genome:
GCTCGAAGGCGAACGGGAACGACGACGTCGAGCGGGCGGCGTGGGCGAGCCGCAGCACCGTGGCCGCGAAGTCGTCGCCCGCGCCGAAATCCGACAGTGGATCGCCGGCTTTCCCCCGATGGTGGAACCGGAACGACGCCGTGCGCCGCTCCTGCAGCATCGGCCCTGAGCGGCCGTCGAAGCGCTGCTCCAGCATCGGGTCCAGCAGCGTGGCGGTCAGCAGCAGGTCGGCTTGGTTGCCGGGGCGCTCCGCCGCCACTGGCACGTTGTCGGTGATGACGTCGGCGAGTTCGGCGCGGAAGTAGCGATCGCCCTCCAGCAGTGACGGTGGGCGGTGCTGCCAGAACTTCGGGACCGGCCGGGACATGGCCTCCACGTCACCCAGCCGCACCCACACCTCGCGCATCCGGTCGAAGGGCATGCCGTAGACCAGCGTCGCCGACAGCAGCGTCGCGTTGAGGCCACCTGCCGAGGCCCCGGCAAGCACGTCGACCGCGACGGAGTCGTAGCCGGACAGCTTCGCCAGCGCCGCCCACGGATGGGTACCAGTCGAATCGCCGTCCGCCGATGCCCGGGAGTCCGCCACCGCCTCGCGGACCCGGTTGATCTCGGCGACCGCGCCGCCGATCCACACTGCCATGCTCGCGCCGCCGCGCATCGCCAGCGCCAAGCGCAGTTCCTGCTCGTTAACCGCTCCTGCCGCGGTGGCCACCTCGGAGCCCGCCCTCTCGATCGACGTCTGAGGATCATCCGAAACCTACCGCGCGGATCGGCGGTACCGAGCCGCAACAGGGTGAACTCAACCCTTCCGCCACCGAAGCGAACCCCGACGGTGCAACGCCACCACGCGAACGGCCGCACCGGGAAATCTGTTTCCGCAGGCGCAAGGCCGTGAGTGTTTGCCGGCGCGGTAGAAGCTGCTTGGGAGGGTGCTGCACGTGAATGGAGCGAACGGACCGTTTGTGTCGCCTACGAGCCTGTTGCGTTTTCGGCGAAAACGACTGAACCGAAGTACCAAATCAGTCTCGATCGCCGCCGTTTGTCCGCCAGTGGCCATCTCAGCCGTGATCGATCGATCACGGTCCGTGGTGGGCGTAATTTTGCAACAGGCTCCTACCGACGCGAACAGGCCGTTCGCTTCACACCGGTTGGCGAGGCGGAACCAGGCCACTCCCGTTGGGGGAAGCCACCGGAACCGTCGCGCAGAACGAGCCTGGAAACCGGCTCAGGATTCCGGTGGGGTCCAGCGGTCCGTTCTGGTCATGCCCGCCGCGCGGCCCTTGCCCGCGATCACCAGCGCCATCTTGCGGGACGCCTCGTCGATCATCTCGTCGCCGAGCATCGCCGCACCCCGCTTGCCACCGGCCGCCGAGGTGTGCCACTCGTAGGCGTCCAGGATGTTCTCCGCGTGGTCGTAATCCCCCTGGCGCGGCGAGAAGAGCTCGTTGACCGCGTCCACCTGCGCCGGGTGCAGCACCCACTTGCCGTCGAAGCCCAGCGCCGCCGACCGGCCACCCACCCGGCGCAGTCCCTCGACGTCCTTGATCTGCAGGTACGGCCCGTCGATCGCCTGCACCCCGGCCGCGCGGGCCGCGGTCAGGATGCGCATCAGGATGTAGTGGTAGGCGTCGCCAACGTCGTAGCCCGGCGGCTGGTGCCCGACGACCAGCGACCGCATGTTGATCGAGGCCATGAAGTCGGCGGGCCCGTAGACCAGCGCCGCCACCCGCGGCGAAGCGGCGGCGATGGCGTCCGCCTCGACCAGGCCGCGGGCGTCCTCGATCTGCGGCTCGATGCCGATCCGGCCGACCTCCAGCCCGATGGCCCGCTCGATCTGGGTCAGCGTCAGGTCCAGCCAGCGCACGTGCTCGGGGGTGCTCACCTTCGGCAGGATGACCGTGTCGAGCTCGGCGCCCGCGCCCTCCACGACGGTCACCACGTCCCGGTAGGTCCACTCGGTGTCCAACGCGTTGACCCGAACCGAGCGGATCTTCTCGCCCCAGCCACCCTCGTTGAGGGCGCCGACGATCCGGTCGCGCGCCTCGGCCTTCGCCAGCGGCGCCACCGCGTCCTCCAGGTCCAGGAAGAACTGGTCGACGGCCAGCCCGCGCGCCTTGTCGATCATCTTCGCGCTGGAACCCGGCACCGCCAGGCAGCTCCGCCGGGCACGTCGACCGTCCACGTTGTCCTCCTCTGGCATCGCGAGTCGCTGCGTGTGTACCACGCACGCCGCCGCTTGGGCCGGACAAGTGCCCGGCGGCACAGTCCCGTGCCCGAGCGGCGGCGCCGCGCCGTTCCGCCCGGGCAGCGGACGGCACGGAGAGTGCATAGCCTGATCCACGTGGCAGCCGCGACCAGGGTTTTCGCGGCCCGGATGGCCGGCCTGTCGGTGTTCGGGCCGGACGGCGAATCGATCGGTCGGGTGCGCGACGTCGTCGCCGGGCTCAGCGCCCGGCGGCAGCCGCCGCGCGTCCTCGGCCTGGTCGTCGAGCTGCCAACCCGGCGCCGGATCTTCGTGCCGATGCTGCGGGTCACCCGCATCGAATCCAGCGCCGTGACGCTGGCGACCGGCACGGTGAACCTCCGCCATTTCCACCAGCGCCCCAACGAACTGCTGGTGCTCGGCCAACTGCTCGACGCCCGGGTCGTCATCGACTCCACCGGGGCGCCCGCGGTCCTGGTCGACGTCGCGATGGAGCAGATCCGCACCCGCGACTGGCAGCTGGCCAAGCTCGCGGTTCGGGAGCGCACCGGGCGGCTCGGCCGCCGCGGCCCGACCCAGGTGCTGGACTGGGACCAGGTCACCGGGCTGGCGGTCGCGGAGCTGACCGGTCAGCCGCAGGGCGTGCAGCAGCTGCTCGCCATGTTCGACACGATGCGCGCGGTCGACGTCGCGAGCACCCTGCATGAGCTGCCGACCAAGCGCCGCTACGAAGTCGCGGAGGCGCTGGACGACGAGCGGCTCGCCGACGTCGTCGAGGAACTGCCCGACGAGGACCAGAAGGACCTGCTGGCGTACCTGGACGACGAGCGAGCGGCGGACGTGCTGGGGGCGATGAACCCCGACGACGCGGCCGACCTGCTCGCCGAGCTGTCCGAAGTGGACAAGGAGCGGCTGCTCGGGCTGATGGCGCCGGAGGAATCGGCACCGGTCAAGCGGCTGATGGCGTACTCCTTCGACACCGCAGGCGGCCTGATGACACCGGAACCGATCGTGGTCAGACCGGACGCGACCATCGCCGAGGCGCTGGCGATGGTGCGCAACCCGGACCTGCCGGTGGCGCTGGCCAGCCTGGTGTTCGTCTGCCGCCCGCCGTCGGCCACCCCGACCGGCCGCTACCTGGGTTGCGTGCACATCCAGCGGCTGCTCCGCGAACCACCGTCCACTTTGGTCGCCGGCGCGCTGGACACCGATCTCGCGAGCCTCCCGGCCGGGGCGTCGCTGGCCGACGTCACCCGCTACTTCGCCGCCTACAACCTGGTGTGCGGGCCGGTGCTCGACGACGAGGAGCACCTCATCGGCGCGGTCACCGTCGACGACGTGCTCGACCACCTGCTGCCGGAGAACTGGCGGGAGAGCGGACTTCCCGAACCGGAGACCGGCCCGACGGACCAGGAGGCGCTCTGATGCCCGAACTGCTGACCCACCGCCGACTCGACCAACCCCGCCCGCCGCACCGGTTCACCGTCTCGTTCGACCCGGAGCTGTTCGCGCAGATCTCGGAGCGGATCGCCAGGTTCCTCGGCACCGGCAAGTTCCTGTTCTGGATGACGGTGTTCGTGGTCGTCTGGATCGCGGTCAACCTGTTCGCGGTCAGCCTGCAGTGGGACCCCTACCCGTTCATCTTGCTCAACCTTGCCTTCTCCACCCAGGCCTCCTACGCCGCCCCGCTGATCCTCCTCGCGCAGAACCGGCAGGACGATCGGGACCGGGTCTCGCTGGAGGAGGACCGAGTGCGGGCGGCGCAGACCAAGGCGGACACGGACTACCTCGCCCGCGAACTCGCCGCGCTGCGGCTGGCGATCGGCGAGGTGGCCACCCGCGACTACCTGCGCACCGAGTTGGATCGGCTGCGCGAGGAAGTCCCCGGCCTGCGGAGCGAAGTGGAGAAACGCCGAATCCGCACCAGTTTCCGAGACGCCGACGACATCTGAACCCAGTGCGATTTGAACCCAGTGCGATTTGAACCCAGTGCGATTTGAACCCAGTGCGATTTGAACCCAGTGCGATTTTCCATTGAGCGTTTTTCGTCCTGGCCGATCGCAGCCGCGACGCTGGAAGTCCCACCAGGCTGCCGCAAGCGGCATAGCCGCCTTGGCCCACCGTCGCAGCGTGCACCGCCGCAGGTTCTCAGCGGCCTTCTCGCGAGGACAGCCCGGACGTCGCGATTGGTACCCGGAGTCAAGAAGGCCGCTGAGGTTTCCCCGCACCGCAACGCAAGAAGAGGTTGGAAAACGCTCAATGGGAACCAGCGCGCTGTTCTCCATTGGAACCGCCGTCGAGGTCGGCGAAGAGGGCGACGATCGCCGGGGCCGTGACCTCGTGGGCCACGTACTCCTCGCGGGTGCACCAGGCGAGTTCGGCGATCTCGGCGGCCGGCTCGGGGGCCCCGTCGAGTTCGCCCGTGTAGCAGCTGAGCTCGACCTGCACGCCGTCTCCCTGACCGACGGCGTCGGTGACGTAGCGGCCGAAGAAATCCGCCCCCACCAGCCCGACGCCGAGCTCCTCCCGCACCTCCCGGTGCAGGGCCTGCACCTCGGTCTCGCCGGGGTCGATCTTGCCGCCGGGCAGGTAGAACGCGGCCTGGTAGCCGGCGCGGACCAGCAGCAATCGCCGGTCCACGAACCGGACCAGGCCGACTGCCCGGATCAGCTGTTCGGGAGCGGTGGAGTTCGCATCGTGCACGACCTCATGCTTGCGCACGCTGCCCCGGCGGCGACGGCACACCCCCGTCGGCTAGCCGCTCGCAGGTGCGCATCAGTGCCTCCAGCTCGCCCGCGGTCGCGGACAGGAAGTACCGCGCCACCCCAGTGCGGTGCGTCGAGGCCGCGAGCTGCAACCGCGCTTCGCCACGTTCGGTGATCACGGCCTGCACACCGCGCCCGTCCGAATCGACCCGGACCCGGCGCACCAGCCCGAGCCGTTCGAGGCGGTCGACCAACCGGGTCACCCCGGAACGGGACAGCAGCACGACGTCCGCGAGTTCGGTCATCCGCAGCCGCTGTTCGGGGGCTTCTGCCAGCGCCTCGAGGACGTCGTAGGCGGCGAGCGTGAGCCGTTGCTCGGCGATCAGGTCGCCTTCCAGGCAGCGCGTGACCCTGGCGTGCGCGCGGAGGAAACTGCGGTACGCCAACAATTCACTTCGAGTCGGTAATCGATCAAGAGCCGTCTCGGCCACGAAGATTGATATTACGGAACGCGTTCACTCGACTGCGCAGCGCCCCCGAACAAGAATCGCGTTCTGCTCGGCGAGTCCCGCCGACCAGCGCGGGCGACCCTGTTCCCGGCGGGCTACCGGTCCGTAGCATTGGGATTGCCCACCGCGCGGTGTGAGAACCTTCGAGGTCGGCGCACGGCGTCGTCCGAAGCGACCACCGACCACGTCCGCAACTCCAGCTTGCCGAGGTAACCGTGACCAGTACGCAGTCCGCGCCCACCGAGGACGCCGTCCGGAAGGCCCTCAGCCAGGTCGAGGACCCGGAGATCCGCCGGCCGATCACCGACCTGGGCATGGTCAAGAGCGTGTCCATCGGCACCGCCGGCGCCGTGACGGTCGAGGTGTACCTGACGGTCCAGGGCTGCCCGATGCGGGAGACGATCACGCAGCGGGTCACCAGCGCCGTGTCCGCCGTCGAGGGCGTCAGCTCGGTCCAGGTCGAGCTCGACGTGATGAGCGACGAGCAGCGCACCGAGCTGCGCAAGATGCTGCGCGGCAGCGCCGAGGAACCGCGCATCCCGTTCGCCGAGCCCGGCTCGATGACCCGGGTGTACTGCGTGGCCTCGGGCAAGGGCGGGGTCGGCAAGTCCAGCGTGACGGTCAACCTCGCGGCCGCGATGGCCAAGCGCGGCCTGTCGGTCGGCGTGGTCGACGCCGACATCTACGGCCACTCGGTGCCGCGGATGCTGGGTGCGGGCGGCAAGCCCACCCAGGTGGAGAAGATGATCATGCCGCCGCAGGCGCACGGCGTGAAAGTCATCTCCATCGGCATGTTCACCCCCGGCAACACGCCGGTGGTCTGGCGCGGGCCGATGCTGCACCGGGCGCTGCAGCAGTTCCTGTCCGACGTCTTCTGGGGCGACCTCGACGTCCTGCTGCTCGACCTGCCGCCCGGCACCGGCGACGTGGCGCTGTCCACCGCCCAGCTCATCCCGAACGCGGAGATCCTGGTGGTCACGACCCCGCAACAGGCGGCGGCCGAGGTCGCGGAGCGGGCTGGGGCGATCGCCATGCAGACCCGGCAGCGGCTGGCCGGCGTGGTGGAGAACATGTCCTGGATGGAGTTGCCGGACGGCCAGCGGATGGAGGTCTTCGGCTCGGGCGGCGGCCAGCGGGTGGCGGAGTCGCTGAGCCGCTCGATGGGCTCGGACGTGCCGCTGCTCGGCCAGGTGCCGCTGGACCCGCGGCTGCGCGAAGCGGGCGACAACGGCACCCCGCTGGTTCTGGAGGCCCCGGACTCGCCGGCGGCGGTGGTCCTCAACGACATCGCAAAGCGCCTGTCCACCCGAGCGCGCGGCCTCGCGGGCAAGCTCCTCAGCGTCTCCCCCGCCTGATCACCACGCTTCCGGGTGAAAGGTGAGGGGCACGCTTGGGTGGCACAGCCGCTCAAGGGTGCCCCTCACCTCGAAAAAATCACGTGTGCTTCGCGACTGCGAGGAGGCCCGGGCCGGTCGGGAGGGTGACGGGCACCAGGTTTTCGTCCTCCTGGATGGCCCGGACCAGGTCTCGCAGGGCCAGGGCCAGGGCGCTCCGGGTGTCCGGGCTGGCCAGCTGAACACCCGCGAACACGATCACCCCGCCCGGGCGCAGCAGCCGGACGCCGAGCTCCAGGTACCTCGGGTAGTCCGTGGTCGCGATGCCCACCGACACCAGGTCGTAGCCGCCTTCGGTCAGCCGCGGCATCAGATCGACCGCCCGGCCGGCGATCAGCCGGGTCCGGCCCGTTGGCACGCCCGCCTCCCGCAGCGTGACGCGGGCCGCTCGCTGGGCCGCCGCGTCGGCGTCGATCGAGGTCAGCACGCCGTCCGGGAGCATGCCCTGGAGCAGCCACAACGCGCTCTCGCCCGACCCGGTGCCGACCTCCACCACGGCCTTGGCCCGCAACGCCGCCGCCAGGAACCGCAGCACGTGCAGTGGCGACGCCCCGACCGAGGTGTCCGTCGGACCGCCGGTCGGCGCGCCGGACAAGCGGTGTCGCGCCTGCCCACGGCCCACGGGCCCGGCACCCACCGGCGTCTCGGGTATCACAACGCGAAAGGTTATCGGCGTTGCCCACGGCGATGTTCCGCGCGCCCGAATTCGTTAGTGGGCCGTTTCCGGCGGGCCGAAGTGAGACCCGGATCACATCAGGTTCTCAGCCAGTTCTCAGGCGCCTTTAATCGCTACCTCACCAGGGCATACGAGAGTAAGCACGTCATAACCAACCCCATCGGCGTCTCCTAGGACGACAACGCCGGGAACAACGGAGGCGACATGTCCGTTCTTGGAGATGAAACCGCGCAGGAGGTGGCTTTTCGCCCGATGGCAACACAGCCGATGAGTGTGGCCCCAAGTGTCCAACACAGCACCGTCTCGCCCGCCGCGGAAGAGGTCGCCTGGGCCCCGCCGACGTGGGACGAGGTGGTCCGGCAGCACGCCGACCGGGTCTACCGGCTGGCGTACCGCCTGACCGGCAACCAGCACGACGCCGAAGACCTGACCCAGGAGACCTTCATCCGGGTGTTCCGGTCGCTCGCGTCGTACAAGCCGGGAACGTTCGAGGGGTGGCTGCACCGGATCACCACGAACCTGTTCCTGGACATGGCCCGCCGCAGGTCCCGCCTGCGCATGGAGGGCCTACCCGAGGACACCGACCGGCTGCCCGGCGGTGGCCCGAGTCCGGAGCAGGTCTTCAACGACACCCTCCTCGACCCCGACCTGCAGGCGGCGCTGGACGAGCTACCACCGGAGTTCCGGGCGGCGGTCGTGCTCTGCGACGTCGAGGGGCTCTCCTACGAGGAGATCGGCGCCACCTTGGGCGTGAAGCTGGGTACTGTGCGAAGCAGGATCCACCGCGGGCGCCAGATGTTGAAGGCCACCTTGGAAGCTCGCCGCGAGCATCCCCGGGAGGTTTGACGAATGACGGTTTTGCGTGGGTGGGGGCTGCCGGAGCAGCACCTCGCGCTGGACGCGATCGTCGCATTGGTAGATGGGGAGCTCAGCCCGAGCGCCCAGGATCGCGCCGTAGCCCACTTGGCCCACTGCCCCGCGTGCACCGCGGACGCCGCCGCCCAGCGGCAGGCCCGCGCCGCGGTCCAGGCGGCCCAGACGCCGTCGATCTCACCGAAGCTCCTGCAGGCCCTGCAGGCCATTCCCGCGCACGCGGACCTGCCGAGCCAGCCGGACGGCTTGGCGCTGACCGCCGACGGCCAACTGGTCGCCGTGGCCCGCCCGGACCGGGCGAAGCGGTTCGGCGACGGGGCCACGCTCGGGTCCAGCAGGCCGTTGGGCGGCACCCAGCAGCCCTTTGGCAGCGTGTCCCCTTTTGCACGTGACGTCGACGCCGCCCCGTCGCGGCGGGTCGGCCGCCGCACCCGGCAGGGCGCCGGCGTGGTGTTCTCCGGCCTGGTGCTGGGCGCCCTCGCCTTCATGAACCTGCCGACCGACGAAGAGGGGCGGCCGGTCCCGAGCGCACCGGATCCGCTGCCCGGCGAGGCGTTCACGAATGCCGTCGTACCGGCTTCGTCGCGCGAATCGCTGCCCGCCGAGCCGAGCACCGGCCATCCGACATCTCCGCACGTCGCCGCGGGCCAGCCGCCCTCGTCCGCGCCCCCGGCACCGACGACCTCGGCTCCCGCCCCACCGGGAAACTGAGCGCTCCTCCCGGCGAGGACCGCGACTTCGCCCGCTCCCACACGAACTTCACCGGTCGCCCGGCAAAATGGGCGTGCCGGCAGTGGGCCCACATGCCGGTGGCATGGGCACACCGCCCGTGTGATCCACTCGAACGGACGAGTCCCGACCGCATGCCCGGGGAGCGATGAGCGACCAGCCAGGAAGGCCCGCGCAGGGCCCCGACGCCGACCAGGGACGTCGGGATCAACCCCACGCAGGCCAGCAGGAGCCCAACGGGCGACCCGCCCAACCCGTGCATCCGTGGCAGGGCGCGGCGAACCCCACCCGGGGAGTGCCCGCCGGACCGGTGACCCCGCCCCCAGCCGCGCAGAACGGGCAGGCCGAACCACCCCACGCCGCTCACGGCGAGCAAGCCGGCCCGGACAGCACCGCCGTGCACGGCAGACCGGCCGAACCACCGCATCCAGCGCAGCACGCCTCCCCGCCCCGCCTCGCCCCGCGCCCGCTGCGCCGACCCCCGGTCGACCCGTCGCAGAGCTCGGTGTTCGGCCGTCCGAAGGGCGTGACCGGCAGCTTCGACTCGAACCGGCGCGACCTGCCGGCGCGCGGCATCGAGCAGACCCCGCCCCCGCCGGAAGCCCTGGCCCAGGCGTTCAGCCGCCCGCCGCGCAGCGGCGAACGCCTCCAGCGGGCGCCGGGCGAGCAGCCGATGACACCCGAGCCGGCCGACGAGCCGGCGCTGTGGAACTCCGGTGAGCGCGATCCGTGGCGTGACCCGGCCGCGGCCGCGATGATCGGCCCGCCCGCCCTCGTCGAGGAACCCGAGAAGAAGCCTGACCGCACCGAAACCGGTCCCCTGCTGAGCGCCCGCGAGATCCTGTTCGGTCGCCGGGTGCACCCGCGCGCGCTTGCGATCCTCGCCGCGGTCGCCCTGCTCGTCGGCGTGGCCGGCGGGCTCCTCGGCCGGATCACCGCCGAGGAGGGCAACCCGCTCACCAACCCCGACGTCACCCTCGCCGAGGTGGAGCAGGGCAAGGACCGGCCGAAGGGCACCGTCGCTGCGGTCGCGCAACGCGTCGTTCCGGCCGTCGTGTCGATCGAGGTGCGCGTCGGCGCGCAGGGCGGCAGCGGATCCGGGGTGGTCATCGACGGCAACGGCTACGTGGTCACCAACAACCACGTCGTCTCGATGGCCGCCGACACCCCGAACGCGCAGGTCTCCACGGTCTTCCACGACGGCACCCGGGCCCCGGCGCGGATCGTCGGACGGGACGTGAAGACCGACCTGGCGGTGATCAAGGTAGAGGTGTCCAACCCGACGGTCGCCCAGCTCGGCAGCTCCGACGGGCTGGCGGTCGGCGATGAGGTAATCGCCATCGGCTCGCCGCTGGGCCTGGCAGGCACCGTGACCACCGGCATCGTCAGCTCGGTGCACCGCCCGATGCGGCTGGCCGGTGAGGGCACCGACACCAACGCGGTCATCGACGCGATCCAGACCGATGCCGCGATCAACCCCGGCAACTCCGGCGGTGCCCTGGTCGACGGCAACGGCGCGGTGGTCGGCATCAACAGCGCGATCCGCACCCTCGGTGCCGGCGGTGCGGGCGGTTCGATCGGGCTGGGCTTCGCGATCCCGATCGACGACGTCCGGCGCATCGCCCAGGAGCTGATCCGCACCGGCAACGTGCAGCACGCCAACCTCGGCGTCAACGCCAAGTCGGTCAGCGACGGGCTCGCCGACGGCGCCCAGGTGCAGAACGTGCAGGACGGCAGCGCCGCGGCGGCGGCCGGGATCGCCGAAGGCGACGTGATCATCAAGATCGGCGAGCGCAAAGTAGCCAGCGCCGACGACCTGATCGTGGCCGTCGACCGGCACCCGGTCGGCGAGCGCGTGCCGGTGACCGTGGTCCGGCAGGGCCGCGAACTAGTCCTGGCCGTGACCCTGAAGTGAGCGCACGGGTCGCCCGGTTCCCGGATGGGCGCACCCGGTGCGCGGGACCCGCGCGCAAGCTGGGCGCCAGGTGGCGATTTCGCGCGAAATCGCCACACACGCGCCCCTGCCACCGCCGCGGGTCCCGGACGGTGGCCACCCTCGAGGCGAATACCGCAGGCTGGACGACCTCCGAGGTTCCGGCCTCCGGCGCTGGTTTCCCGCCGAACGCGCAGCTAACAGTTCGTGAAGGCCATGTGCTGGGTTACTTCCCCCTCCTGCGGCTATCACCCGGTCGGTACTCTGGGGGCGTTGCCAGCTCATGCGGTGCTGGTCCGCGAGTCGCGAAGCCCCGGAGGTAGTCGAGAGGTGTTCGATAGCATCGGCTGGCCCGAACTCCTGGTTCTCGTCGTGGTCGGGCTGTTCATCCTCGGCCCGGAGCGCCTGCCGCAGGGCGCAGCGTGGCTGGGCAAGACGGTTCGCCAGGTCAAGGAGTACGCGACCGGCGCACGCGAGCAGATCAAGTCCGAGCTCGGCCCGGAGTTCGACGAGCTGCGCAAGCCGCTGGAGGACCTGCGCGGCATCCGCAACTTCAACCCGCGCACGGCGGTGACCAAGCACCTCTTCGACGGGGAGAACCCGCTCGACGGCATCACCAACACCAACGGCAGCACGAACGGCAACGGCTACCAGCCGAAGCCGGCGGACCCGCCGAAGCCCGAGCAGCGCCCGCTCGCCCCAGGCGAGCGCCCCCCGTACGACTCCGACGCGACCTGACCGGGCAGCCCTTCGCGTTTCGCCGATCGTGGCGTCACGAAGCCTGCGCGACGGCGACGCGCCTGCGCGCGGGAACCGCGAGGCCGACGGCGAGCGCGGCCACCGCCAGCCAGCAGCACAGCAAGACCGTCATGCCGGACCAGCCCCACGCGCCGTAGGCGGCGCCGCCCGCCACGCCTCCCACGCTGCTGCCGCCGTAGTAGGCGAACTGG
This genomic interval carries:
- a CDS encoding HpcH/HpaI aldolase/citrate lyase family protein yields the protein MPEEDNVDGRRARRSCLAVPGSSAKMIDKARGLAVDQFFLDLEDAVAPLAKAEARDRIVGALNEGGWGEKIRSVRVNALDTEWTYRDVVTVVEGAGAELDTVILPKVSTPEHVRWLDLTLTQIERAIGLEVGRIGIEPQIEDARGLVEADAIAAASPRVAALVYGPADFMASINMRSLVVGHQPPGYDVGDAYHYILMRILTAARAAGVQAIDGPYLQIKDVEGLRRVGGRSAALGFDGKWVLHPAQVDAVNELFSPRQGDYDHAENILDAYEWHTSAAGGKRGAAMLGDEMIDEASRKMALVIAGKGRAAGMTRTDRWTPPES
- a CDS encoding magnesium transporter MgtE N-terminal domain-containing protein, whose product is MAAATRVFAARMAGLSVFGPDGESIGRVRDVVAGLSARRQPPRVLGLVVELPTRRRIFVPMLRVTRIESSAVTLATGTVNLRHFHQRPNELLVLGQLLDARVVIDSTGAPAVLVDVAMEQIRTRDWQLAKLAVRERTGRLGRRGPTQVLDWDQVTGLAVAELTGQPQGVQQLLAMFDTMRAVDVASTLHELPTKRRYEVAEALDDERLADVVEELPDEDQKDLLAYLDDERAADVLGAMNPDDAADLLAELSEVDKERLLGLMAPEESAPVKRLMAYSFDTAGGLMTPEPIVVRPDATIAEALAMVRNPDLPVALASLVFVCRPPSATPTGRYLGCVHIQRLLREPPSTLVAGALDTDLASLPAGASLADVTRYFAAYNLVCGPVLDDEEHLIGAVTVDDVLDHLLPENWRESGLPEPETGPTDQEAL
- a CDS encoding DUF1003 domain-containing protein, which codes for MPELLTHRRLDQPRPPHRFTVSFDPELFAQISERIARFLGTGKFLFWMTVFVVVWIAVNLFAVSLQWDPYPFILLNLAFSTQASYAAPLILLAQNRQDDRDRVSLEEDRVRAAQTKADTDYLARELAALRLAIGEVATRDYLRTELDRLREEVPGLRSEVEKRRIRTSFRDADDI
- a CDS encoding NUDIX hydrolase translates to MHDANSTAPEQLIRAVGLVRFVDRRLLLVRAGYQAAFYLPGGKIDPGETEVQALHREVREELGVGLVGADFFGRYVTDAVGQGDGVQVELSCYTGELDGAPEPAAEIAELAWCTREEYVAHEVTAPAIVALFADLDGGSNGEQRAGSH
- a CDS encoding MarR family winged helix-turn-helix transcriptional regulator, which produces MLAYRSFLRAHARVTRCLEGDLIAEQRLTLAAYDVLEALAEAPEQRLRMTELADVVLLSRSGVTRLVDRLERLGLVRRVRVDSDGRGVQAVITERGEARLQLAASTHRTGVARYFLSATAGELEALMRTCERLADGGVPSPPGQRAQA
- a CDS encoding Mrp/NBP35 family ATP-binding protein; this translates as MTSTQSAPTEDAVRKALSQVEDPEIRRPITDLGMVKSVSIGTAGAVTVEVYLTVQGCPMRETITQRVTSAVSAVEGVSSVQVELDVMSDEQRTELRKMLRGSAEEPRIPFAEPGSMTRVYCVASGKGGVGKSSVTVNLAAAMAKRGLSVGVVDADIYGHSVPRMLGAGGKPTQVEKMIMPPQAHGVKVISIGMFTPGNTPVVWRGPMLHRALQQFLSDVFWGDLDVLLLDLPPGTGDVALSTAQLIPNAEILVVTTPQQAAAEVAERAGAIAMQTRQRLAGVVENMSWMELPDGQRMEVFGSGGGQRVAESLSRSMGSDVPLLGQVPLDPRLREAGDNGTPLVLEAPDSPAAVVLNDIAKRLSTRARGLAGKLLSVSPA
- a CDS encoding O-methyltransferase, giving the protein MGRGQARHRLSGAPTGGPTDTSVGASPLHVLRFLAAALRAKAVVEVGTGSGESALWLLQGMLPDGVLTSIDADAAAQRAARVTLREAGVPTGRTRLIAGRAVDLMPRLTEGGYDLVSVGIATTDYPRYLELGVRLLRPGGVIVFAGVQLASPDTRSALALALRDLVRAIQEDENLVPVTLPTGPGLLAVAKHT
- the sigE gene encoding RNA polymerase sigma factor SigE, giving the protein MSVAPSVQHSTVSPAAEEVAWAPPTWDEVVRQHADRVYRLAYRLTGNQHDAEDLTQETFIRVFRSLASYKPGTFEGWLHRITTNLFLDMARRRSRLRMEGLPEDTDRLPGGGPSPEQVFNDTLLDPDLQAALDELPPEFRAAVVLCDVEGLSYEEIGATLGVKLGTVRSRIHRGRQMLKATLEARREHPREV
- a CDS encoding zf-HC2 domain-containing protein; this encodes MTVLRGWGLPEQHLALDAIVALVDGELSPSAQDRAVAHLAHCPACTADAAAQRQARAAVQAAQTPSISPKLLQALQAIPAHADLPSQPDGLALTADGQLVAVARPDRAKRFGDGATLGSSRPLGGTQQPFGSVSPFARDVDAAPSRRVGRRTRQGAGVVFSGLVLGALAFMNLPTDEEGRPVPSAPDPLPGEAFTNAVVPASSRESLPAEPSTGHPTSPHVAAGQPPSSAPPAPTTSAPAPPGN
- a CDS encoding trypsin-like peptidase domain-containing protein, producing the protein MSDQPGRPAQGPDADQGRRDQPHAGQQEPNGRPAQPVHPWQGAANPTRGVPAGPVTPPPAAQNGQAEPPHAAHGEQAGPDSTAVHGRPAEPPHPAQHASPPRLAPRPLRRPPVDPSQSSVFGRPKGVTGSFDSNRRDLPARGIEQTPPPPEALAQAFSRPPRSGERLQRAPGEQPMTPEPADEPALWNSGERDPWRDPAAAAMIGPPALVEEPEKKPDRTETGPLLSAREILFGRRVHPRALAILAAVALLVGVAGGLLGRITAEEGNPLTNPDVTLAEVEQGKDRPKGTVAAVAQRVVPAVVSIEVRVGAQGGSGSGVVIDGNGYVVTNNHVVSMAADTPNAQVSTVFHDGTRAPARIVGRDVKTDLAVIKVEVSNPTVAQLGSSDGLAVGDEVIAIGSPLGLAGTVTTGIVSSVHRPMRLAGEGTDTNAVIDAIQTDAAINPGNSGGALVDGNGAVVGINSAIRTLGAGGAGGSIGLGFAIPIDDVRRIAQELIRTGNVQHANLGVNAKSVSDGLADGAQVQNVQDGSAAAAAGIAEGDVIIKIGERKVASADDLIVAVDRHPVGERVPVTVVRQGRELVLAVTLK
- the tatB gene encoding Sec-independent protein translocase protein TatB, with amino-acid sequence MFDSIGWPELLVLVVVGLFILGPERLPQGAAWLGKTVRQVKEYATGAREQIKSELGPEFDELRKPLEDLRGIRNFNPRTAVTKHLFDGENPLDGITNTNGSTNGNGYQPKPADPPKPEQRPLAPGERPPYDSDAT